The Natronoglycomyces albus genome has a segment encoding these proteins:
- a CDS encoding type II toxin-antitoxin system Phd/YefM family antitoxin, which yields MKLITVTEASRHFAATINEVERGETIIITRGGQRVAKLVPTPKVNGGEFLKAMADFRQSLDEHREADVRSAREAVDHDSRNLWDDE from the coding sequence ATGAAGCTGATAACTGTTACTGAGGCTTCGCGACACTTCGCAGCTACGATCAACGAGGTCGAGCGAGGCGAGACGATCATCATCACTCGTGGCGGACAGCGTGTTGCCAAGCTCGTCCCGACGCCAAAGGTCAATGGTGGTGAGTTCCTCAAGGCGATGGCCGACTTCCGGCAGAGCCTTGACGAGCACCGGGAAGCAGATGTTCGCTCCGCGCGAGAGGCTGTCGATCACGATTCGAGGAACTTGTGGGACGACGAGTAA
- a CDS encoding TetR/AcrR family transcriptional regulator has translation MSISEPAPHPASANNARGSKRRQQILDVAIKLLARHGYHGVSMDDIGAAANITGPALYHHFKGGKEQMLAEALIPVSERMLAGGKQHSGGPNPPDPAAALEALVNFHVSFAVESPEVIVLHLHELDRLPEEPRKRVRKLQRAYVEEWVGLLCRLRPGLKPEEARVLAHGAFGLMNSTPWLALRDEVTPEDTKQLLCQAALAALAPK, from the coding sequence GTGAGCATCAGCGAACCCGCCCCCCACCCGGCCAGCGCCAACAATGCGCGAGGCAGCAAACGGCGTCAGCAAATCCTCGACGTGGCCATCAAGCTGCTGGCCCGCCACGGCTACCACGGCGTGTCCATGGACGACATCGGCGCGGCCGCGAACATCACCGGGCCCGCCCTTTACCACCACTTCAAAGGCGGAAAAGAGCAGATGCTCGCCGAAGCGCTCATTCCCGTCAGCGAACGCATGCTCGCTGGCGGCAAACAGCACTCGGGCGGACCCAACCCGCCCGACCCCGCGGCCGCCCTCGAAGCCCTAGTTAACTTCCACGTCTCCTTCGCCGTGGAATCCCCCGAAGTGATCGTGTTGCATCTGCACGAACTCGACCGTCTCCCCGAAGAACCTCGCAAAAGAGTCCGCAAACTGCAACGCGCCTACGTCGAGGAATGGGTCGGCCTGCTATGCCGCCTGCGACCGGGCCTCAAACCCGAAGAAGCCCGCGTCCTCGCCCACGGCGCATTCGGCCTCATGAACTCCACCCCCTGGTTGGCCCTGCGCGACGAAGTCACGCCCGAAGACACCAAACAGCTGCTCTGCCAAGCGGCCCTAGCCGCCCTCGCCCCGAAGTAA
- a CDS encoding mechanosensitive ion channel family protein, protein MLELPPWIELLLVALASAAFVSLLKLFGKLALRKHKSETASRIFGKALRPGQLMAATGAIQAWISMFFSDTEWSAGISKVMLIGTLASGAWLATNLLTLARESLERHFGSFDTENIDGRRRRTQINVMHRLLVALAWTLVVGVFMWNMPNAQAIGASLLAGAGLAGIIAALAAQTMLSNLFAGISLAFGDALRLEDVVVVEGEWGWIEEITLSYVVVRIWDERRLVLPTSYFKDNPYVNWTRHNPALLGTVYMDVDWRLPVDEARRELRRVVSDNPLWDGRRASIIVEHTIGPYMQIRLLISAANPDDQWELRCEVREAMIKWIVANHPHCVPRMRVNTYQSSLSPEGLDSTPELHMGDTLTQKEMMSRLPQQDRQLNS, encoded by the coding sequence ATGTTGGAACTGCCCCCTTGGATTGAGCTGCTCCTGGTTGCCCTTGCCTCAGCAGCATTCGTCAGCCTCCTCAAGCTCTTCGGCAAACTAGCTCTACGCAAACACAAGAGCGAGACCGCCTCCCGCATCTTCGGAAAAGCACTGCGCCCCGGGCAACTCATGGCCGCGACCGGCGCCATCCAAGCCTGGATCTCGATGTTCTTTTCCGACACCGAATGGTCGGCCGGAATCTCCAAAGTGATGCTCATCGGGACCCTCGCCTCAGGGGCATGGCTGGCCACAAACCTGCTGACCCTAGCCCGCGAAAGCCTGGAGAGACACTTCGGCTCATTCGACACCGAAAACATCGACGGCCGCCGCCGCCGCACCCAAATCAATGTCATGCACCGACTACTGGTGGCCTTGGCATGGACCCTCGTCGTCGGCGTGTTCATGTGGAACATGCCCAACGCGCAAGCCATCGGAGCCTCGTTGCTGGCCGGGGCCGGGCTCGCGGGCATCATCGCCGCCCTCGCCGCCCAAACCATGCTGTCGAACCTGTTCGCCGGGATCTCCCTGGCCTTCGGCGACGCACTACGCCTCGAAGACGTCGTCGTGGTCGAAGGCGAATGGGGATGGATTGAAGAGATCACCCTCTCCTACGTCGTCGTGCGCATCTGGGACGAACGACGCCTCGTACTGCCCACCTCCTACTTCAAAGACAACCCCTACGTCAACTGGACCCGGCACAACCCCGCCTTGCTGGGCACCGTCTACATGGACGTCGACTGGCGACTACCCGTCGACGAGGCCCGCCGCGAACTACGCCGGGTCGTCTCCGACAACCCACTATGGGACGGACGCCGCGCCTCCATCATCGTCGAACACACCATCGGCCCCTACATGCAAATTCGGCTCCTCATCTCCGCGGCCAACCCCGACGACCAGTGGGAACTACGCTGCGAGGTCCGAGAGGCGATGATCAAATGGATCGTCGCCAACCACCCGCACTGTGTGCCACGTATGCGCGTCAACACCTACCAGTCCAGCCTCAGCCCCGAGGGCCTCGACTCAACCCCAGAACTGCATATGGGCGACACCCTGACCCAAAAAGAAATGATGTCACGGCTCCCGCAGCAAGACCGACAGCTGAATTCGTGA
- a CDS encoding hydroxymethylglutaryl-CoA lyase has product MTRPKSVSLREVGPRDGLQSEAPVETDAKVQLIEKLSATGLRRIEAVSFVHPKAIPQMADADEVWKRVRPVEGVRYSALAPNARGVSRALDHGFREIEVVVSASEKHNQSNLRRSVAESLAEFPPLLQQAHAANASVEVIVATSFGCPYAGDTDPAAVASIIEQLVDQGVDRVAFGDTTGMATPYRVQALLDAVKPVSKELPVLLHFHNTRGTALANILTALDYGVTEFDAAVGGLGGCPYAPGASGNVATEEVVHMLHDMGIDTGVDLDKLLEVAQFAQEMVGKELPSGVLKAGPRTRLSAL; this is encoded by the coding sequence ATGACGCGACCGAAATCCGTATCCCTGCGTGAAGTCGGACCCCGCGACGGGCTGCAAAGCGAAGCCCCAGTCGAGACCGACGCAAAGGTGCAGCTGATCGAGAAGCTCTCCGCCACCGGGTTGCGGCGCATCGAAGCGGTCAGCTTCGTCCACCCGAAGGCCATCCCGCAAATGGCCGACGCCGACGAAGTGTGGAAACGCGTGCGGCCCGTCGAAGGCGTGCGATACTCGGCCCTAGCCCCCAACGCCCGCGGAGTATCCCGAGCCCTCGACCACGGATTCCGCGAAATCGAAGTGGTCGTGTCAGCCTCCGAAAAACACAACCAGTCCAACCTGAGGCGCTCCGTGGCCGAGTCTCTCGCCGAATTCCCGCCGCTGCTACAACAAGCCCACGCGGCGAACGCCAGTGTCGAAGTGATCGTGGCGACCAGCTTCGGATGCCCCTACGCGGGCGACACCGACCCCGCTGCGGTCGCCAGCATCATCGAACAACTGGTAGACCAAGGCGTCGACCGAGTCGCCTTCGGCGACACCACCGGGATGGCCACCCCCTACCGGGTGCAAGCCCTGCTCGACGCCGTAAAACCAGTGTCGAAAGAACTGCCTGTGCTGCTGCACTTCCACAACACGCGCGGTACGGCGCTGGCCAACATCCTCACCGCCTTGGACTACGGGGTGACCGAGTTTGACGCGGCCGTGGGCGGCTTGGGCGGCTGCCCCTATGCGCCGGGCGCGTCGGGGAACGTGGCGACCGAGGAAGTCGTGCACATGCTGCACGACATGGGAATTGACACGGGTGTTGATTTGGATAAGTTGCTAGAGGTGGCCCAGTTCGCCCAAGAGATGGTGGGCAAGGAGCTCCCCAGCGGGGTGCTGAAGGCCGGGCCGAGGACGCGGCTTAGCGCGCTATAG
- a CDS encoding TetR/AcrR family transcriptional regulator produces the protein MTTPASDAGKRPEISPTQPSGAAAYTSARSKGERTRQTIMDTALKMFVEHGYEKTTMRAIAAEAGVSVGNAYYYFSSKDHLIQGFYEHSTTRHVARARARIAAKASTEKAGKPNLADSIEIALVSWLEVSRPYHKFAGQFFRNAADPDSPLSPFSPESSVSRERTIDLYREILRNTATKVPPQMTETLPQMMWLHQMGLVLFWVYDKSDEQTRSYALARKTAPMVARAITLSRYKLLRPFVKQAEDLMNDFLLGDKAPKESEHIEPKSE, from the coding sequence GTGACAACACCGGCTTCAGACGCGGGTAAACGCCCTGAAATTAGCCCCACCCAGCCCAGTGGAGCAGCTGCGTATACAAGTGCGCGCAGCAAGGGCGAACGCACCCGACAAACCATCATGGACACAGCCCTCAAGATGTTTGTCGAGCATGGATACGAAAAGACCACCATGCGTGCGATCGCGGCTGAAGCCGGTGTCTCCGTAGGCAACGCCTACTACTACTTCTCCTCCAAAGATCACCTCATCCAGGGCTTCTACGAACACAGCACCACCCGGCACGTCGCGCGAGCCCGCGCCCGAATAGCAGCCAAAGCCTCCACCGAAAAGGCCGGGAAGCCAAACCTGGCCGACAGCATCGAAATAGCGTTGGTGTCATGGCTGGAAGTTTCGCGGCCCTACCACAAATTCGCCGGCCAGTTCTTCCGCAACGCAGCCGACCCCGACAGCCCACTGAGCCCCTTCTCGCCCGAATCGTCCGTCTCTCGCGAACGCACGATCGATCTCTACCGAGAAATCCTGCGCAACACCGCGACCAAGGTCCCGCCGCAAATGACCGAGACATTGCCCCAGATGATGTGGCTACACCAAATGGGCCTCGTCCTCTTCTGGGTGTACGACAAGTCCGACGAGCAGACCCGAAGCTACGCGCTGGCGCGCAAGACAGCACCCATGGTCGCTCGGGCGATCACGCTATCGCGCTACAAGTTGCTGCGGCCATTCGTAAAACAGGCCGAAGACTTGATGAACGATTTTCTCCTCGGTGACAAAGCTCCGAAGGAGAGCGAGCACATTGAGCCGAAAAGTGAATGA
- a CDS encoding PIN domain-containing protein, translated as MGRRVILDTGVLVAAVRGRISLDSVCFDDDDIAIAAVTVAELLAGVELANDYNRGMRQRFIDTVLALVPAEDYNMTVARVHARLLAYVKSQGKKRGAYDLMIAATAVATARSVVTTDESACFDELPGVSAIVARP; from the coding sequence GTGGGACGACGAGTAATCCTTGACACGGGAGTGCTGGTTGCTGCCGTGCGCGGGAGGATTTCGCTGGACTCGGTCTGCTTCGACGATGACGACATCGCCATCGCAGCCGTCACGGTTGCCGAACTGCTGGCGGGTGTGGAGCTGGCCAATGATTACAACCGAGGGATGCGTCAACGCTTTATCGATACCGTCTTGGCACTTGTCCCAGCTGAGGATTACAACATGACTGTGGCCAGGGTCCACGCGAGGCTCTTGGCGTATGTGAAGTCCCAGGGCAAGAAGCGAGGCGCCTACGATCTCATGATTGCCGCAACGGCCGTGGCAACCGCCCGATCGGTTGTAACGACAGATGAATCAGCATGTTTCGATGAGCTCCCAGGGGTTTCAGCGATCGTAGCGCGACCTTAG
- a CDS encoding mechanosensitive ion channel family protein, whose amino-acid sequence MDITQSFQNSLDALGEFLPRAALFLVILIVGWFIAKMIGKAIGKILGKVGLDKVADRAELRRFTGKYTVSQLMGRLVYFALVLVVLQLSFAVFGPNPVSDLLNNLVAWLPHLFVAAVLIVIGMAIANVVRELISGTLENTSYGKALGMAAQVAIVAIVAVAAFAQIGVATVVLVPILWTVLAMVAGVVIVGVGGGLIGPMRSRWERALNAAEEEAPKMKEAAASSNANTGEGPMQSDYQSSNYEAAMDTQSEEIRHRTEQ is encoded by the coding sequence ATGGATATCACGCAGAGCTTCCAGAACTCCCTGGACGCGCTAGGAGAGTTCCTACCGCGAGCCGCACTATTTCTTGTCATCCTGATCGTTGGTTGGTTCATCGCCAAGATGATCGGGAAGGCCATCGGGAAGATACTTGGGAAGGTCGGGCTCGACAAGGTAGCCGACCGCGCAGAGCTGCGCCGCTTCACCGGTAAGTACACGGTCAGCCAGCTCATGGGCCGACTTGTCTACTTCGCCCTGGTGCTGGTCGTGCTGCAACTGTCGTTTGCGGTATTTGGCCCCAACCCGGTATCCGACCTGCTGAACAACCTCGTGGCTTGGCTGCCGCACCTGTTCGTCGCCGCAGTGCTCATCGTCATCGGTATGGCGATCGCCAACGTTGTCCGCGAACTCATCTCCGGCACGCTCGAAAACACCAGCTACGGCAAAGCCCTGGGCATGGCCGCCCAGGTCGCCATTGTCGCGATCGTGGCCGTGGCCGCGTTTGCCCAAATCGGCGTCGCTACCGTCGTCCTGGTTCCGATCCTGTGGACCGTATTGGCCATGGTCGCCGGTGTCGTCATCGTCGGCGTCGGCGGTGGACTCATCGGCCCCATGCGTTCCCGTTGGGAACGTGCCCTCAACGCCGCTGAGGAGGAGGCTCCGAAGATGAAGGAGGCCGCCGCATCCTCCAACGCGAACACCGGTGAGGGCCCGATGCAATCGGACTACCAATCGTCGAACTACGAAGCGGCGATGGACACCCAAAGCGAAGAGATTCGCCACCGAACCGAACAGTAA
- the dcd gene encoding dCTP deaminase, protein MHLEPFCEELIQPSSVDVRLDRRFRVFNNQKYTHIDPAVQQDDLTVPVEVEDGEPFVLHPGEFVLAATLECVTLPDDIAGRLEGKSSLGRLGLLTHSTAGFIDPGFNGHVTLELSNVANLPITLWPGMKIGQLCLFGLSSPAEHPYGSAVNGSRYQGQRGPTPSRSWQNWTTWATG, encoded by the coding sequence CTGCATCTGGAGCCCTTCTGCGAAGAACTTATCCAGCCCTCCAGCGTCGACGTGCGTCTCGACCGCCGCTTTCGGGTGTTCAACAACCAGAAGTACACGCATATTGATCCAGCGGTGCAGCAAGATGACCTGACGGTGCCGGTTGAGGTGGAAGACGGTGAGCCTTTCGTCTTGCATCCGGGCGAGTTCGTGCTTGCCGCGACGCTGGAGTGTGTGACGCTTCCCGATGACATCGCCGGTCGCCTGGAAGGAAAATCCAGTCTTGGCCGCTTGGGTCTGCTCACTCACTCGACGGCTGGTTTCATCGACCCCGGTTTCAATGGGCATGTCACTTTGGAGCTGTCGAACGTGGCGAATTTGCCGATCACTTTGTGGCCGGGCATGAAGATCGGCCAACTGTGTTTGTTTGGCCTGTCGTCGCCTGCTGAGCATCCGTACGGTTCGGCGGTGAACGGTTCGCGTTACCAGGGGCAGCGCGGTCCGACCCCGAGCCGTTCGTGGCAGAACTGGACGACTTGGGCCACGGGCTGA